CCTGTGAGTTGGATGAGAACTTGGTCTATGCAGCTAATGGAGAGCTCATCAGGGTGATGCTTATTGCTTATTCTGGTTTTAAGTTAGCTGTTTCTAGTGTCTTGCAGAGGGGAGAGCAAGATGGTTGTAACATTTTTTATCTTTTGGTCCCTGTACCATTGTTTGCGTGTCTGTTTAAGAGCTAATATAGAGATTGCTGTTAGGCATGTTGCCAGTTTACATTTTGATCTCATTTGCTTTGCCTGATGTCATATGTCCTGCTTAATTACTTGGTCTCATTTTGATCTGTGTTCCTCTCCAGTTTGGCCgcgctctgctgctgctgcgtgctgGAGGAATGCTGTGGCCTCTTCTGAGATTTTAACTCTTAGCTACTTCTAGTCTTGGTACTTGGCATTCAGTCCCAAGCAATTGATGCTAGCATTATGGAGCATCGTCTGAGTATAGAACCAGGCAGTATTGTGTCTTCGTCTATGCTTTGTAATAAAGGCTTTTATGCATCCTTTTGGATTGGACGTCAGGTTTTTGGAAGAACATCCTGGCTTGCTGTGGAGTGTAGCACCAGCACCCGATCAGAGAACAAGCGTGAACAgcctgtatatatatgtaacatAGGtctttgcaacttgtttgaCTACTAGTAGCTATCTAATGGGTtcttattgggttgtaaccatatttggcaagcagtttgtataacttatgcaCTGAAAAGTTTGGGGTGGTATGGTGTGTGATGGTGGAAGTTTGATTTGGAGTGGGTTAAATTTATATATTTGTGAGAATGGGTTGGTGGGGTTACAGTTTGGGTTCCAACCCAATTAACAGGTTGAcctgtcacgtcggatgtttggatactaagtAGAAGTATTAAaaatagactaattacaaaactaattgcatagatggagtctaattcgcgagacgaatctattaagccttattagtcaatgatttgacaacgtggtgctacagtaaccatttgctaatgatggattaattaggcttaatagattcgtcttgtgaattagcccaagggttctgcaattagttttataattagctcatgtttaatcctcctaattagcatccgaacatccaatatgacactgctaaagtttaacatctaGTATTCAAACACTCTCTTAATTTTAGGGTCACGCTAAGGGTGCGGTTAAAACCAAGACCCTGTACATAGCTTGTTACCATGCTATGTTTAACTGAATTTATGTAGGAATGTAATCTCACCCGTACGGTAAGTATTACACTGGTTGAAGATATAGGATTCGATGCTCGTGTGGACTGCGCTGCATAGATGCTCACAGTACACTTTCAGCAGTATGTTGGCTTGTTCTTTCATCCTATCCTTCTAATTCATAGGGGAGAATACATCTGGCACCACTGGTAAAGCATTAAAATCCATAAAGATGGCATCGATAAAAACGGGTTCTAGGAAACGGCACTGAAGATTTGGTTCAAACACTGCCATCATCCTCCTCGATCTCTATTTTCATTATTGTTCAACGCAACACAGCTTTTACTTGTACGAAATGGCCCCACTTTTAAGTATGCCCACGTGTTGGCCAGGGCCGTTTTATTCCAAGTCCTTTACTTGAAATGCCGGAATTCCGTGGTGTTTAGAAAATTCCGTGCTAGTACCGTTTTGCTTCAATCTCAAATTTTTGTCACgtcttttttcaaaaaaaaatattgtcaCGTAACACAGAATTTAGCAAATGTAGGCCAAAGTCTGAACATGCAGGTAGGGTGTGTCGCACGTGTGTGGGTGGACAGGTGGTGCCGTGGTGTGGTGGGGGTCACCCAAAGGCCAAAGCCAGCCGAAACGTCCAAGTCAACCAACGCAGCGGGCAAGCCAACCGTCCCTTCTCAAAAGCTGCTGGGCCGAGCCGGAGCCACAAGCCCAGCCCAGTCAACCatgaagccggcggcggcccggcggccgctgctgctgtgcgcgctggcggcggcggcggcgctctccttcctcctcgtcgcgccgccgccgccgctcgccgcgcacCTCTCCACCCTCCTCCTCACCTTCCCGGCCTCCCCCTACGCGCCGCGCCCCAAgctgctcttcctcctcgccggccaGTCCAACATGGCCGGCCGGGGCATCGCGCcctccccgctgccgccgccgttccgcccgcacccgcgcgtgctccgcctcgccgcctccagGCGCTgggtcgtcgccgccccgccgctccaCGCCGACATCGACACCCACAAGGCCTGCGGCCTCGGCCCCGCCATGCCCTTcgcgcaccgcctcctccgGGAGTCTGGCGGCGACTCCTCCCTCGTGCTGGGCCTCGTGCCGTCCGCGGTGGGCGGCACCAGGATCTGGATGTGGGCGAGAGGGGAGCCGCTCTACGAGGCCGCCGTCGCCCGGGCGCGCGCCGCActgggcgccggcggagggACGCTCGGCGCCGTGCTCTGGTTCCAGGGGGAGAGCGACACCATCGAGCTGGACGACGCCACGGCCTACGGTGGAAGGATGGAGCGCCTCGTCAACGATCTCAGGGCCGATCTCGGCATCCCCGACCTGCTCGTCATACAGGTCAACTTCTGCTTCCGTCGTGGCATCAGGCCAAATTTGTTTCTTTACGGGAAAACTAGTCTAGGCATTATTGAGCCTACTAAAAGTTGGCTCCTTTCTGATTAACATCAGCGCCAGTACTGCTTGATAGCGTAAACACTCTTTTAGGCAATTGGTGGCCTTACTTTTACTGAAAGCAAGTGATAAAGTTGATCAGTTTAGGTCATCAGCCTGGTCATTTCGAAGAATTTTGCTGAAATTCAGCTTAATTTCCATTGCTAG
This portion of the Setaria viridis chromosome 7, Setaria_viridis_v4.0, whole genome shotgun sequence genome encodes:
- the LOC117865428 gene encoding probable carbohydrate esterase At4g34215; translated protein: MKPAAARRPLLLCALAAAAALSFLLVAPPPPLAAHLSTLLLTFPASPYAPRPKLLFLLAGQSNMAGRGIAPSPLPPPFRPHPRVLRLAASRRWVVAAPPLHADIDTHKACGLGPAMPFAHRLLRESGGDSSLVLGLVPSAVGGTRIWMWARGEPLYEAAVARARAALGAGGGTLGAVLWFQGESDTIELDDATAYGGRMERLVNDLRADLGIPDLLVIQVGLASGEGNYTDIVREAQKNIKLPNVILVDAIGLPLRDDQLHLSTEAHLRLGDMLGQAYLKFNSSTDSRQ